gacctagtccagattgaacaccacactgtattaatcctctacagacactagcctactaaaaactaacttcggtctggactgtagttgtgccttaatcaatctcacactgattcaaggtacagttgcgctccttacgtctctgatcccagcaggatactacgcacttgattcccttagctgatctcacccacaactaagagttgctatgacccaaagtcgaagactttaataaacaaatctgaatcacacagaaaagtctacgataatagataaacctatctcccacaaataaacctaagagtttgttctgtcttttgatagaaattaagGTGAATAAGAGCTGATTGAtaacccaaacttatattcccgaagaacagcctagaattatcaatcacctcacaataatcttaatcgtatggtagcgaaacaagatattgtggaatcacaaacgatgagacgaagatgtttctgatttctttttatcttgccctatcggagatataatctcaagtcaattattcagttgaactcgtacgatagaaaatgacaagatcatatcgctcaactacaagagaagtagtttcgtctggcttcacaatcccattgaagtctttaagtcgttaacctacagggtctcgagaagaaacctaaggttaaaggagaatcgactctagcaaaaccaactagtatcacacaagaggtgtggggattagtttttccagttgctagagttctcccttatatagttttcaaatcagggtctgcaatctatgttagcttagtaacaaaacattcaatattcaccgttagatgaaaaacctgattcaaccaacctaatatctttcaaccgttagatcgaaactaagcttgtcacacacaaatgaaatgtatttcatttaggcttgagtgaccgtacctaaacgtgtacacttagttggttcacaaatagtaaactaatggttagccatatgagcacttccatattaaccgtattcatctttctcataactagttcaaatgactcataagaactagttgaagagttgttcaagtgcttaggtctttattcatagacacaattgaagcaaaattggtttgattcatttgaatcgattcatgaacaatataaccacgatttgcaaagattgcattccttataacttattgttttaagttcataaactaccgatttgagaaataaccatcttggtTACGCgttacgggtatgcgtaccttaactaccggatttgagttggcttttggtttccaaactcagcagaatttttcgcgTAGAAAAGTTCcggcagtacacgtacgggtacgcgtacctaaggtgactggtttatgagttcgtaaactccaaactcagtagatttttccgggaggaaaagtttcgccagtacgcgtacgggtacgcgtacccaacctgtctccttcaccaataccatatgcacacacttggtttccggtacatggatttaaacactaatgtgcgaacacactatatatgcttatatccatagatggtaatctcaactctacatttcaatcattgaaacattcttctataatgttataatagtagttattcacaactatcgtcatcaaagccattttcaagattgaaacgtcatcatgaatttcgtcacgggtaatgatgaaaaatggttaaagcgaaagcttaccaacacatatttcgagaaaaaaataggcgagtaaactcggctcgaaatagcaaatgtgtatgtatgaaaactatcatacttgtacgacttttgtctcaagagtaggagatagagtagatagacttttgaatgatagataagttcaagtctccacataccttttagtcggatgaagttccactggttccttgagtagttctttgtcttcgtaagataatcgccatgaagtctggagctcaactacacttaactatcctagttcgagacttagctataagtagattagaaatcaagacacatagttttgacaactaaatttgacaaacaagattgagatagcaacacttgcgagttcgaccgagcaattctctaacagtcTCTCTCCGATGATGCTATGGTGAAGGCGGAAGCAAAGATTGCTAGATTGAACAAAGAGTTGGAGTTGGAGAAGAATACTTTGCAAAGCAGATAACACTCTCCAGAGAGCAGAAACCGTATTTAGCAAATTTCCCTTAATTTCCCCTTTTATGCTTCTTCTGAGATCTGTTATTGAACCTTAGAGAGATGAgaggttttatttggttttgacttTCGATTGGTTTTGAAAAAGTAGGTGATTGAAATTTGCAAGGATTCTAGTCTGGTTTGGTAAAGGTTTTGATTTAAATAAATGACCTGAGATTGATTGCTGAAAGGGAAttcaattactgaatgcaagtattgcacaCGTTTTgcaggaattgaaaatacagacAAATTAATAAAATCATAATGCTTTAAACTTCAGATGATTTAAGCGACAAATAGTTTGAGTATCAAATCCCTTGAGCGTCAATGCGTTATGCGTCAAGTGCCTTAAGCGTCAAATGTGTTGAGCCACTTTTTTTATGTTACTGCCTTTAACGTCTTGCCGTTTGTAGTAACCAACTTGTAGTATCCGCCGTTGGTATCATTAGTAATCATAAATGGTCCCTCCCAGTTAGATCTCGTCATAGAGCGGATGTCGCGCCTAGTTTCTTTTAGGACTAAATCTCCTTTATAAAATTTGTTAGACTTGATGGTTTTGGCCTTGAATATTTATTGTTGGTTGGCCTTTTTTCATCTTTGCACCATCATTAACATCCCATGTGCGTGCACGTATTGGTTCCTTCTTGCAATGAATTTGTGACACATGTGGGCACTCTTGTAGGGTTATAGGGAAATATCCAAGGTGTTCCTttccatgcttggacatcatctcagcaatgaacgtTTCAGTGTGATGCTCGATTTGGAGAGGAACCGgatccaaccacttggtgaagtatCGTAGTGGCGAGGCTACTTATTCATAATATCTTGCGACAGAAGATGTCCCTTTGTTAGaaaaattgagtccccatgctaggagagCACGTGGGAAACTCAATGGAGAGATGTGGGTGAAATGAGACTAGCCCAAGTGTGGAACTTCTTGATATATGATTTTGCATCTTCTCCGTGCTTCAACTCCATCacagttcgaaattcctccaagtaacATGATGATGGATCGTCCCCCAAGTGCTCTGGATCAGGATTTTATTCTTCAGCGAGGTATCTCGATGGAGGTATCTTGTTAGTGACTATCCTTTCAACATGTAGCTATGCTCGTCCTaagatcatgtcatatcctggatcttctttgATTATGTATAACTTGGTTTTTGTCCATGTAGATCCCATACTCATTTTCAGAGTGATGTGTCCATGAGCATCCATGGACTTTCCTTCATGATTTCTGATCGACataggagcatgagtagcttcttgttgaTTAATCCCCACAATTTTgagtaggcctgtcaatatctgtccgatatccggaatccgttaCCGAATATTCggtatcctataggattttatccgttgtATCAGATACGGATATTTAtcagatatttcttccttaacataccGATATCGGATTAGGCTCCATCTGTTTCGTTAATATCCAATATCCGATAGAATTAGGGATATACTTGTAATTTTTCCAATTCCATATATTATCAGTCGAGTAAACTGAGCGATATACTCAAGATGAgaggttttatttggttttgacttTCGATTGGTTTTGAAAAAGTAGGTGATTGAAATTTGCAAGGATTCTATTCTGGTTTGATAAAGATTTTGATTTAATTAAATGAACTGAGATTGATTGTTGAAAGGGAAttcaattactgaatgcaagtattgcacaCGTTTTgcaggaattgaaaatacagacaaattaagaaaatcataatGCTTTAAACTTCGGATGATTTAAGCGACAAATGGTTTGAGTATCAAATCCCTTGAGCGTCAATGTGTTATGCGTCAAGTGACTTAAGCGTCAAATGTGTTGAGCCACTTTTTTTTATATTACTACCTCTAACGTCTTGTCGTTTGTAGCAACCAACTTGTAGTATCCGCCATTAGTAGCATTAGTAATCACAAATGGTCCCTCCCAGTTAGATCTCGTCATAGAGCGGATGTCGCGCCTAATTTCTTTTAGGACTAAATCTCCTTTATAAAATTTGTTAGACTTGATGGTTTtggccttgaatatcttttgttggTTGGCCTTTTTTTCATCTTTGCACGATCATTAACATCCCATGTGCGTGCACGTTTTGGCTCCTTCTTGTAATGAATTTGTGACACATGTGGGCACTCTTGTAGGGTTATAGGGAAATATCCAAggtgttcttttccatgcttggacatcatctcagtaatgaacgtTTCAGTGTGATGCTCGATTTGGAGAGGAACCGgatccaaccacttggtgaagtatCGTAGTGGCGAGGCTACCTATTCATAATATCTTGCGACAACAGAGGTCCTTTTGTTAGaaaaattgagtccccatgctaggagagCACGTGGGAAACTCAATGAAGAAATGTGGGTGAAATGAGACTAGCCCAAGTATGGAACCTCTTGATATATGATTTTGCATCTTCTCCGTGCTTCAACTCCATCacagttcgaaattcctccaagtaacATGATGATGGATCGTCCACCAAGTGCTCTGGATCAGGATTTTATTCTTCAGCGAGGTATCTCGATGGAGGTATCTTGTTGGTGACTATCCTTTCAACATGTAGCTACGCTCGTCCTAAGATCATGTCATATTCTGGATCTTCTTTGATTATGTAGAACTTGGTTTTTGTCCAGGTAGATCCCATACTCATTTTCAGAGTGATGTGTCCATAAGCATCCATGGACTTTCCTTCATGATTTCTGATCGACataggagcatgagtagcttcttgtcgagtaatccCCACAATTTTgagtaggcctgtcaatatctgtccgatatccggaatccgtttccgaaTATTTggtatcctataggattttatccggtGTATCGGATACGGATATTTAtcagatatttcttccttaacataccGATATCGGATTAGGCTCCATTTGTTTCGTTAATATCCAATATCCGATTGAATTAGGGATATACTTGTAATTTTTCCAATTCCATATATTATAAGTCGAGTAAACCGAGCGATAtactcattttcttttcttttttttcctcttctcttCTCAGTCCGTCAGTCGCCTCTCCACTCTGTCTCTCGATCGATCAATCACTCACTACTTGTTTATCAATCACCCACCCACTCAATCATGTGCTGATTCTCTTCTATTTTTGTGTTCGATTGTCATGAAATTAGAGTTTCTGTCTtgcaatcaaaaattagggtttgatattacttacatgtatggatgaaattagagaaagatttgagatgggtttaacTTAAATAAGAATATGAAGCATTGAGGTTGAAGAGTAACTCAATATTGATAGTTATTAGTTTAGGGTTTGATTGAATTGATCTATTTTTGAGATGGGTTTATAAGGTGGTTATGAGTTTGAAGAATAACTcaatattgatgagttactgaattGAATCAGAGTAAATAAGAGATTGAATTACTCTATTTTTGGAGTTTTTCATGgtttgttgattctattaaattTGCACAGAAAGGGTTTCTTTGATTTCTGTTCTTGttcattttttgttcttcttagcTGAATCCATTCTTAGCTGCTGTTTTTGAATCCATTCTTAGCTGTTATTTTTGATTTCCTAAGTGACATGAAATTGCAGGCAAATACATTTATAGCTGTAATAGGAAATCAGCCTAATGCTTTAAGTTGCGACTCCTTCTGCCGAAAAGCTACAAAACTCCTACTCAGGTACTGAATATAAGATTTTCTTATATAAGATTTATGAGGATTTCCTGAATGTTATATCATTAATGAATTCATACTAATAGATGACGGTAGTCGCTGTATCATTAACAAGTAGGGTTACTATGCATTTTTACTAATATGTCATGTCATCTGTTTTTCTTAGCCGACTGCTTTTGGTTCTCAGTTCTCAGTATTGATTTTTATCTTTAAAGTTTTTTTGTCTATGGAATTACTTTTGATGAGGGTTTAGTGGATATCCACCTTTTGAGATTCAGTTTTTATTGGGATTTAAAAGTTCCATGTTGATGTCATGCCAATACTCTTGTCCATCTACTTCTAATTAGACAATAATCAGTAGTGAAGTTATTTCTTAAGCACTGTTATCAGTCTGCATcactatttgtttttctttctaagTGATTGtttgtgaatgcagatatggaagtcCTCGACGACTGAAGTTGATGCAATGATACAACATGCAACCAAACATCCAAGGAAGATCATCACTAGCCTGTTGAGTGTTGACATTGTTGTTAAGTCTGTTACAAGaagacatgtttttttttttcattttttgtacTTTAGTTTGCAGACTATTTTTGGGTGTTTGTAGTTGGtttttcatgtgtgatgtgactgaGAGATTGGGAGTAGTGTTTGTGTGGGTTTGTCTTTCAGTTACACTGAACATTTTGAACAAAAACTCTGTTAAGTTTCAACATTTACTTTTGTTCCCAGaaaccggatattatcggataaaatTCTGATATCCGATAACTTATCCTTAACCCTGTCGATATGGAATTCTTGGATTccgccggatattatcggataccggatattCGATAACCCTTAatcttaaccttatcggtattgcCAATAATCGGCGGATTTTTATCCGCTGCCAACCCTAATTTTGAGGGTCTTGAGAGGGACAAAGTTCTCcaaaattcatttcctttaagaaTAATTGTAgcaagcagtccccagtcatacttcTCCTTGTATGTGACTGGTGGTTCAAGAAGGTACTTCCGGGAAGGATAAACGCTTTCCCGACATAATGTGGTTGAGATAGGTGAAAATATCTTTGCTTTGCACTTTTGATAAGTATAAAATACTCGCACACGTGTTCCATCAAGGGTTGAACTGTTTTATTGACAGGTTCCTCAGAGAAGGCGAATATCCTAACTGGAAAAGAGTTCTTGTATACTCCTTCAGTTACCAGATGAAGCTCTCCTGCATAACATGTTAGAATTTCTGAATCTCTAGCATTTGTCAGCACTATTCCGAATATCTCTATCCAAGTGATCGATCAGATGACAAATACTATCCTTGATCAggattaatgattttttttccttcttttgcacGGATAGTGTGCCACACGAATAAGGTCGAGCTAGAAAAACGTCTGGTGAAGGAGTTGTTTTGGAGGAATGCTTAATTGGGGCCCCCGAAAACTAATTAGGGGCCTCACAATAGAAGACAAAAAAAGGTCACTCAAACCTAATTTcaataccccttatccaaatattttagcTAATGGCTAATCTACGCTTATTTAATTAGTGATAATTTTACCTAATTAGTGTTAATCTCACTTAATttgattttaacttttttttttcaaatttcttgtttgcattttttttttcttctgagacTTGCATGAAAAGTCGTTAGGTAATAAAGTTTTTCAATAACGACTCTTAACAATCGTTAAAGTTTCAAAAACGACCCCAAGAGTCGTTACTGTTTAAAAATTGTTTCTTGACGACTCTAAATTGTCGTTAATGTttataaaagagtcgttatcttcttcaatgtatttccgccattaatgactCTTAGAAGAAGATAACGACACTTTTATAaacattaacgacagtttagagtcgtcaagAACAACTTTTAAACAGTACCGACTCTTGGGGTCGTTTTTGAAACTTTAACGACAGTTAAGAGTCGTTATTGAAAAACTTCACTACCTAACGACTTTTCATGCAAgtctcagaaaaaaaaaattgcaaacaagaaatttgaaaaaaaaaattaaaatcaaattaagtgaaattaataaaattttgggtttaaaaatgaaaatgagtTGGGATTTAGAGTTAAGGGTTAATagaattttgagttttaggtttagtgaagggtaaaacagtattttcactatattttggggtggaaatagatTTTTTGGGGTAAATGGCTGAGGGCCCTGATTATTTTCTAGGGCCCCAATTCAGCGTTGTTTTGGAGCCTTTAAGTTTGACGGTCGGTTTTGTGAAGAACTTTGGGGGTAAGAATGGTAAATAAAAACCGGCATAAACATAAACCATAGTCACAGACGGAGTAAGAACACAACCTAGATTCTTGCCGTTACGGGAAAAATCTTCTTGGAGACAAAATCCCAGTAAAATTTCTTCCAGAACTACCTATTGACCAGTAGGTTTAATTTATCTGTGTTTCTTGATCTTCGAGAAGACATAATCTTGAGGTAAGTTCTCGAGCTCCTATCTCCTCATATCTGTGGATTTCAAGTTTTTAGGGTTTATGTATTATTTCAGTAGTTGATCTTAATTCCTGGATGTTTCATCTCAATTCCTTGATAACGTATTTTTCTTATGGTTTACTTAATTGCAAGTGCAAAGTTTGAGATTTAGGTTTTGAGTCTAGGGTTTTGGGAGGTTATCGTTTATGACCAATGTACTTCACAAATACGATAAAGCTTAAATATATTAACATCATGAGTTTAATAGAAATCTCTTTTTAGTTGAGTAGGGTATATTGCGTAAATCAGTATTTTTTGGTTTGTAGGAATTTAGTCCAGCATTTTAACAATTAAGATAGATAGATTTTGCTGTTAACAAATCAGACATTTCAGTCATTGGTTTTGTAGCAGAattgagtttttagagttttggattgataTGTGGCATTGTAGTGCGATGTATAGTGCAGTTGAGTATGGATTTGTAATTGTTATGCTTATTTTAATCCACTTTTGAAACTGAAATCTTGTGAAAATTCAAGAAACTACTTTAGGACTAGAATTAAAGATGTTAGAGATAAAGTGTCGAAAAAATGAGTTATTCAGTGAAAACTTGAAAACTCTTTTACATCTTGTTATTTTGGTCTtctgattattattttttacttCTTTTTTGCTGTGTGATTGTTTTTTAAAGTCTGAAGGTGAAACTACTGTAGACAGAAGAACAATGTCAAAGAAAAAGAACCCTCATGTGTTTCTAGATATATCCATTGATGGAGCTCCCAAAGAAAAAGTTGTTATTGAGGTAAGTAATTAAAAGTTAGTAATCGGTTTTATCTTTTTCTCACGTATCTTAAATCTTAATCGTGATTTGTTTCTGTTATGTAAGTCAAAAGGAAAGCATGCAATTTTCATTTTGGATAGCTACATACTCACTTATTTTGCAATGTGCAGCTTTTCTCAGATATTGTTCCTAAGACTGCTGAGAACTTTCGAGCACTCTGCACAGGTATGGATGGTGctgtttatctttttctttaataAAGTTTTTTTTGCGGATTATGTTAACAATCTGAGGATCCATATTTTTTTGGTTGTACTCATTTGGGTTTTCTGTTGATTGTAAAGTAGTAGAGTAGGTGAAAAGGTACTGTGTGGTTCCTGCATGAAGgttactttgttactaagttatcacATAGGGTTTTATATGTTCTCGAGTGTTTTTATGAGGTGGTAATCTTTTAGGATATCACATTCTCTGTTGGCAAAACTTCTGGAAAAGAGGAATTGGGAAGTAAAAAAATTGGAATCTGTGATATAAAACAAGCTCTTGAAACACTGAgcaaataaatttattttattttttgttttgtttttgtgggGAGTGGGTGGGGTATTTTGCTTTAAAAATTGCTcacatgtttagttatatatatgtatttttttttgtttttgttttagtggaagcctgacaattctacgaTTTGGAACATTGCAGGCGAGAAGGGCATTGGTGCGTCTACTGGAAAACCACTACACTTCAAAGGATCTATTTTTCACCGGATAATTAAAGGGTTCATGGCTCAGGTAGAGTTCTCTATTCATTGTATACGTCCATAAGTCCATTTACATTGTAATTGCCGAATTTCCATGCTGTCATGTGTTCGATTTACATGCTGCATCATGCTGAAAAAGCGATGCATCAACCTAGGCTCTGATATATTCCAAAGAGAAATACTTTAGATCATATTCTATATGTGCTCTTCTCACCTTGTAGATAGTCTTACTAAGGTTGGATGATCCTCACAAGATATCAGTCGCGATCCCATATTGATCATCTTTTTTGCCTCAAACTATGACCTTACTTTTCTGGTATCTTCTGGCTGAAAGCATAGTGGTGGATTAGCTCTATTTAACTTTGTTGGCTGTTCCAGTTTCGATGGCTATTTATGTGTATTATGTGACGGTATTCCCCTCGTAGGGATCTTTGATAGGTTGTCATATTTCCGTACactttattgttgttttctttaccAGAAACTTACTGAGATGCCTTTTCTTTGTCTGGCAGGGTGGTGATTTCTCAAAGCGTGATGGTATACCATTTCCTCACCATCTCTCTTTCTTCTAATGGATGCAGCATTGCAGCTTTTAAAAGCAAATCCTTCTTATGCTTTGCAGGCACTGGTGGAGAGAGTATATATGGGGGAAAGTTTGCAGGTATATTTTCTGATTTGGATCAGTTCCTTGAATAACTAAATTTGATTGTATGACGTGACAATATTGCAGCCTCATCAATTATGACTTTTACATTTGTTTATTTAACTGTTCTCTTACAGATGAAAATTTTAAACGGGCTCACGATGAGCCGGCTCTCCTCTCAATGGCAAATGCTGGTCGAAACACAAACGGATCCCAATTCTTTATCATCTTCAAGGCTACACATCATCTTGATGGGTACTTTCTTTTTGTCCGTTGTGGGTGGACTTTTCCCACAATATCATCCTAATTTCTGTACTTTATATAGAATTGTTATTTACTTTTTTTAAGTGAGAACAATATTTCTGTCACAGGAAGCATGTTGTTTTTGGAAAAGTTAAACAAGGAATGGAGATAATAAGGAAAATGGAACAAGTTGAAGTAGTCGCAGATTCGGCGAAACCTGTTGGTCCTGTGAAAATTGTTGATTGTGGTGAAGTTCCTGAAAACAAAACTGATGATGTAGTGGCAAAGAAAGGTATACCAGGGAAACAGGACACtgtttgtttagtttgtattagtACTCTTGAGAAACCAATTATTAACCCCTTCGCCGTATTTGAATCGGTTGATTTCTTACAGCAAAAAAAGTGAAGAAATCAGGGAGACCTCTTTCTTCAGACGATAGTTCTGATGGTAACAGGAAGGGAAGGCACAGGAAATCTGTCAAAGacaagagaaagaagagaaaaaggagatactcCTCGTCTGATTCATCTAGCTCGTCTGAAACTGATAGTTATTCTGATTCCGAATCTGAATCAGAATCGTATACCTCCAGTGATTCTGATACAGACTCTTGCACCTCAGACTCAGGTGATGGAAGACGTAGTAGGAGGAAGAAAACCTCAACTAAAGATAAACATGGGAAGAAGAGGAAGGACAAACTAAGGGACAAGAAGCGGAAGCGTACCAATAAAAGCTCTAAGCGGCAGTCGAAACGGTCCGTTGTTTGGTGATATCAACTGTGCCACACTACTTTCTGTTCTTTGATTATTCAACCGTTTACTGTTTTGTTCGATATTATTATTTTAGGAGTTCC
This genomic stretch from Papaver somniferum cultivar HN1 unplaced genomic scaffold, ASM357369v1 unplaced-scaffold_41, whole genome shotgun sequence harbors:
- the LOC113342460 gene encoding peptidyl-prolyl cis-trans isomerase CYP63, whose product is MSKKKNPHVFLDISIDGAPKEKVVIELFSDIVPKTAENFRALCTGEKGIGASTGKPLHFKGSIFHRIIKGFMAQGGDFSKRDGTGGESIYGGKFADENFKRAHDEPALLSMANAGRNTNGSQFFIIFKATHHLDGKHVVFGKVKQGMEIIRKMEQVEVVADSAKPVGPVKIVDCGEVPENKTDDVVAKKAKKVKKSGRPLSSDDSSDGNRKGRHRKSVKDKRKKRKRRYSSSDSSSSSETDSYSDSESESESYTSSDSDTDSCTSDSGDGRRSRRKKTSTKDKHGKKRKDKLRDKKRKRTNKSSKRQSKRSSGSDSDSESNSSGSDNEAERRVSARKTVVKKQSLQLSG